A genomic region of Pseudomonas frederiksbergensis contains the following coding sequences:
- a CDS encoding zonular occludens toxin domain-containing protein: MDTFCQPGDLICIDEAWRFWGSDSKIGTEHRIFFREHRHYAHAETGVTCDLVLMVQDISDLHRILKTVVELSFRTTKIKSLGLNKIYRVEMWEGWKQTAKARVDVMNKKYDPEIFPLYSSYSGGHGKEVQVDDRQNILKNPKVWFFLFMIVFGGVGSVWGVLHFFNRGAAPATVVQQAASAAQPAPNIVPSAPSQVLSTEWRIAGEIVVDGQRQVVLVNTDGVIRYEHPSNFQNSGRVMTGQLDGQRVSTFSGGKPPAASSVPLPGKNP; this comes from the coding sequence GTGGACACGTTCTGCCAGCCCGGTGATTTGATCTGCATCGACGAAGCTTGGCGATTCTGGGGTTCTGATTCGAAGATCGGCACCGAACACCGGATTTTCTTCCGCGAGCATCGTCACTATGCCCACGCTGAAACCGGTGTGACCTGTGACCTGGTACTTATGGTTCAGGACATTTCCGACCTTCATCGCATCTTGAAAACGGTGGTCGAGCTGTCGTTTCGTACCACCAAAATTAAGTCGCTGGGTTTGAATAAAATCTACCGAGTTGAGATGTGGGAAGGCTGGAAACAGACGGCCAAAGCCCGTGTTGACGTGATGAATAAAAAGTATGACCCGGAGATTTTCCCGCTCTATTCGTCGTACTCAGGCGGTCACGGCAAAGAAGTCCAGGTGGATGACCGACAGAACATCCTGAAAAACCCAAAGGTCTGGTTTTTCCTGTTCATGATTGTTTTCGGCGGTGTCGGGTCGGTCTGGGGTGTCCTGCACTTCTTCAACCGTGGTGCTGCTCCCGCTACGGTCGTTCAGCAAGCCGCAAGCGCCGCGCAACCAGCGCCCAATATTGTGCCTTCTGCTCCTTCTCAGGTGCTTTCCACTGAATGGCGTATTGCTGGGGAAATTGTCGTTGATGGTCAGCGACAAGTCGTCCTGGTGAACACTGACGGCGTGATCCGTTACGAGCATCCGAGCAACTTCCAGAATTCAGGCCGCGTTATGACTGGTCAACTCGACGGCCAGCGCGTCAGCACCTTCAGCGGTGGCAAGCCTCCGGCCGCGTCCTCCGTTCCTCTCCCTGGTAAAAATCCATGA
- a CDS encoding helix-turn-helix domain-containing protein: protein MTEQESYASVWDAICDSPGEATVMKLKSELLMVLQTRVKSCSGKEEAAAFLGITKPRLTELVQGKIDRFTLEQLVQLLVAAGLDVEIQVKPRLPEGH from the coding sequence ATGACAGAGCAAGAAAGCTACGCCAGTGTCTGGGACGCAATATGCGATTCACCAGGTGAAGCGACCGTCATGAAGCTCAAGTCGGAGCTGCTGATGGTTTTGCAGACTCGCGTCAAAAGCTGCTCGGGCAAGGAAGAGGCGGCTGCTTTTCTTGGCATTACCAAGCCGCGGCTAACTGAGTTAGTCCAGGGCAAAATAGATCGTTTCACCCTTGAGCAGCTCGTCCAGTTGCTTGTAGCTGCCGGCCTGGACGTAGAAATCCAGGTCAAACCTCGACTGCCCGAAGGGCATTAG
- a CDS encoding phage/plasmid replication domain-containing protein: MRGLASQRIGHSIGRLFPNGRSVDWTTSGSGKGARLQYRKAYDKSFEILDKHLPKVKKAFGEASPEFKYAQDIYNYAAETGIVRLEQELKSEYLSREKLCFWGLFDEGKYQTLHNEFLSVDQRLKVTKMDIASISQQLVLENIVDSTKAANTTAWYAHLWMTGQELDFTKNQVRVHAARLNRIGINIRNACDLKTFSTVFIREMREINPVKGIAPPTWYKRPNHLQRVAA; encoded by the coding sequence TTGCGTGGTCTCGCGAGTCAACGAATTGGACACTCGATAGGCCGACTGTTTCCAAATGGCCGATCTGTTGATTGGACAACATCAGGAAGCGGGAAGGGCGCACGCCTCCAGTACAGAAAGGCTTATGACAAGTCGTTTGAAATACTGGACAAGCATCTTCCGAAAGTTAAAAAAGCATTCGGGGAAGCATCCCCAGAGTTTAAGTATGCTCAGGACATTTATAACTATGCCGCAGAAACAGGCATTGTCCGTTTAGAGCAAGAGCTTAAAAGTGAATATCTAAGCCGTGAAAAGCTATGTTTCTGGGGCCTCTTTGATGAAGGCAAATATCAAACTCTACACAATGAGTTTTTGAGCGTAGACCAACGCCTGAAGGTGACAAAGATGGATATTGCCAGCATTTCGCAACAGCTTGTGCTAGAGAATATTGTGGATTCCACAAAGGCAGCTAATACGACAGCGTGGTATGCCCATCTTTGGATGACCGGGCAAGAACTAGACTTTACGAAAAATCAGGTCAGGGTTCATGCGGCACGCCTTAACCGTATTGGTATTAATATTCGCAATGCATGCGACCTTAAAACCTTTAGTACCGTATTCATTCGAGAAATGCGGGAGATTAATCCCGTTAAAGGAATTGCCCCTCCAACCTGGTACAAGCGGCCTAATCACTTGCAGCGGGTTGCAGCATGA
- a CDS encoding helix-turn-helix domain-containing protein, translating into MNNHSGDRAVTIGANLKRYREAKGLTQQAVWEAAGVSKSSYTSYEAGRGMPSADKVVSLAHVLGTTTDELLLDPSEMLVSQDMVLS; encoded by the coding sequence ATGAACAACCACTCAGGTGACAGAGCCGTGACCATTGGTGCAAATCTTAAGCGCTACCGAGAGGCGAAGGGCTTAACGCAACAAGCGGTTTGGGAGGCTGCAGGCGTTAGTAAATCGAGTTACACGTCCTACGAGGCAGGTCGTGGAATGCCATCTGCGGACAAGGTTGTAAGCCTTGCACATGTGCTTGGAACCACGACGGACGAACTACTGCTCGACCCGTCTGAAATGTTGGTTTCCCAAGACATGGTTCTATCCTGA
- a CDS encoding IS5 family transposase has protein sequence MKQMSFADAEYAGKRKQTRRERFLIEMDQVVPWKGLIALIEPNYPKGEGGRPAYPLMAMLRVHLMQNWFGYSDPAMEEALYETTILRQFSGLHLDRIPDETTILNFRRLLEKHELAGGILQVINGYLGDRGLMLRQGTVVDATIIHAPSSTKNKEGKRDPEMHQTKKGNMYFFGMKAHIGVDAESGLVHSLVGTAANVADVTQVDQLLHGEESYVSGDAGYTGVDKRPEHQNRKMIWSIAARPSSYKKHAKKSLIGRLRRKIEYAKAQVRAKVEHPFRVIKRQFGYTKVRFRGLMKNTAQQATLFALSNLWMMRKRLLVAGEMRL, from the coding sequence ATGAAACAGATGTCCTTCGCCGATGCCGAGTACGCCGGCAAACGTAAGCAGACCCGCCGCGAGCGTTTCCTGATCGAGATGGATCAGGTCGTGCCCTGGAAGGGTCTGATTGCCTTGATCGAGCCGAATTATCCGAAAGGCGAAGGTGGTCGTCCGGCGTATCCATTGATGGCGATGTTGCGGGTTCATCTGATGCAGAACTGGTTCGGCTACAGCGATCCGGCGATGGAAGAAGCGCTGTACGAGACCACTATCCTGCGCCAGTTTTCGGGGCTGCATCTGGATCGGATTCCCGATGAAACCACGATCCTCAACTTCCGACGTCTGTTGGAAAAACATGAGTTGGCCGGCGGGATTTTGCAGGTCATCAACGGTTATCTGGGCGACCGTGGCCTGATGTTGCGCCAAGGTACGGTGGTCGATGCGACGATCATTCATGCGCCGAGTTCGACCAAGAATAAAGAGGGTAAACGCGACCCCGAAATGCATCAGACGAAGAAGGGGAACATGTATTTCTTCGGGATGAAAGCGCATATCGGCGTCGATGCCGAGTCGGGTTTGGTGCATAGCCTGGTGGGCACGGCGGCCAATGTGGCGGACGTGACGCAGGTCGATCAGTTGCTGCATGGCGAGGAATCATACGTGTCTGGCGATGCCGGTTACACCGGTGTGGACAAGCGTCCTGAGCATCAGAATCGCAAGATGATCTGGTCGATTGCCGCACGGCCCAGCAGCTATAAAAAACACGCGAAAAAGAGTTTGATCGGGCGCCTGCGGCGCAAAATCGAATATGCGAAAGCACAAGTCCGGGCGAAGGTTGAGCATCCATTCCGAGTGATCAAGCGTCAGTTTGGCTATACGAAAGTGCGCTTTCGCGGCCTGATGAAAAACACCGCGCAACAGGCCACGCTATTTGCCCTGTCGAACCTGTGGATGATGCGAAAACGGCTGCTGGTCGCGGGAGAGATGCGCCTGTAA
- a CDS encoding type II secretion system protein GspD, with the protein MIRFLLLCLLSFSAIAADKQAPYQFDLTGLPIGQVAQIFYADAFRKPYILSPEVLEDGRPVSLRVQGSAVQVRADFVRLLDAFGYAVTQRNGVDHVMPKKEPAPPPGEYFLYRPLYRDVAYLSETLAPLFQGKFGVDRGISVPGQTPMTGSAPRGSAASLLNRDADQLVFVGTKAEIANLRSLLPQVDIEMGEVMLRSAVYEVQTGDRDGSAFSLAASLLKGKVSINLAGNPLDNSVSISTGDFNAVLSALSSDSRFKVVSQPSLRVRSGKEATINVGAEVPVLGALSYPQGAGQAVQSVEYRNSGVIFTITPQVRQAVVDLTIDQQLSNFVQTTTGVNGSPTLTKRQLTTNVQMRNAEVVILGGLTEEKTSETQTGLSFLPSIFRSKVTESSKSEILLVIQMMRM; encoded by the coding sequence ATGATCCGGTTCTTGTTATTGTGCCTGTTGTCATTTTCCGCGATTGCCGCCGATAAGCAGGCGCCGTATCAGTTCGATCTGACCGGCTTGCCGATTGGCCAAGTGGCTCAAATTTTCTATGCCGATGCCTTCCGTAAGCCCTACATCCTGTCGCCGGAAGTGCTCGAGGACGGTCGGCCTGTGTCGTTGCGTGTTCAGGGCTCCGCCGTCCAGGTGCGCGCCGATTTCGTCCGTCTTCTTGATGCCTTTGGTTACGCTGTTACGCAGCGCAACGGCGTCGATCACGTCATGCCGAAAAAAGAGCCAGCACCGCCTCCTGGTGAATACTTTCTGTACCGACCGCTTTACCGCGATGTGGCCTATCTGTCCGAAACGCTCGCGCCATTGTTCCAGGGAAAATTTGGTGTTGATCGCGGGATTTCTGTTCCTGGTCAAACTCCGATGACCGGATCTGCTCCGCGTGGATCGGCTGCCAGCCTGTTAAATCGTGATGCTGATCAGCTGGTTTTTGTCGGTACAAAGGCTGAAATTGCCAACTTGCGTTCGTTGTTGCCCCAGGTTGATATCGAGATGGGCGAAGTGATGTTGCGTAGTGCAGTTTATGAGGTTCAAACCGGCGACCGTGACGGTTCCGCTTTTTCCCTGGCTGCCTCGTTGCTCAAGGGTAAAGTATCGATCAACTTGGCCGGTAATCCGCTCGATAACTCCGTCAGCATTAGTACGGGCGACTTCAATGCCGTCCTGTCGGCTCTGTCGTCCGATTCGCGTTTTAAGGTGGTCAGTCAGCCGAGTTTGCGTGTGCGATCAGGTAAAGAAGCGACGATAAACGTCGGTGCAGAAGTGCCGGTGCTGGGTGCCTTGTCGTATCCGCAAGGTGCTGGCCAAGCTGTCCAGTCGGTCGAATATCGTAACTCTGGGGTGATTTTTACCATCACCCCTCAGGTGCGCCAGGCTGTTGTCGATCTGACCATTGATCAGCAGCTTTCCAACTTCGTGCAGACCACTACCGGCGTGAATGGAAGCCCGACTTTGACCAAGCGGCAATTGACTACAAACGTGCAGATGCGCAACGCCGAGGTGGTCATTTTGGGTGGATTGACCGAGGAAAAAACCTCAGAAACGCAAACTGGCCTATCTTTCCTGCCGTCTATTTTCCGTTCCAAGGTTACTGAGTCGAGCAAATCGGAAATCTTGCTGGTTATCCAGATGATGAGGATGTGA
- a CDS encoding zonular occludens toxin domain-containing protein has product MPINAYTGLMGSGKSFECVVSVIVPAVAKGRRVVTNVDGIDSDAIRAYINEKQGIALEKLGEVVHCQNEDVSRLIFCHTASRWTRSASPVI; this is encoded by the coding sequence ATGCCTATTAATGCCTATACCGGGCTGATGGGCTCGGGCAAAAGCTTCGAGTGTGTCGTCTCCGTTATCGTCCCAGCGGTCGCTAAAGGGCGCCGGGTTGTGACAAACGTCGACGGTATCGACTCCGATGCCATCCGTGCATACATCAACGAGAAACAGGGCATTGCCCTGGAGAAACTCGGCGAAGTGGTGCACTGCCAAAACGAAGACGTTTCAAGGCTGATTTTTTGCCACACGGCCAGCCGGTGGACACGTTCTGCCAGCCCGGTGATTTGA
- a CDS encoding DUF2523 family protein has protein sequence MFAILLSAVNTLLAFLVRGVLIKFVVFTALYFIVSELVSAMVSLLPNGSSLTSAFTGISSATWYFLDLFAASQGIPLIIAALVTRFIIRRIPVIG, from the coding sequence ATGTTTGCTATTTTACTTTCCGCTGTTAACACGTTGCTCGCGTTCCTGGTGCGAGGGGTATTAATCAAGTTTGTCGTTTTCACGGCCTTGTATTTCATTGTGTCCGAGCTGGTTTCTGCCATGGTGTCATTGCTGCCTAACGGCAGCTCTTTGACTTCGGCCTTCACTGGTATTAGTTCGGCTACTTGGTATTTCCTTGATCTCTTCGCAGCTTCGCAAGGCATTCCGCTTATCATTGCCGCGCTTGTAACTCGGTTCATCATCCGCCGTATTCCGGTAATTGGCTGA
- a CDS encoding propanediol utilization protein gives MYEAYVHLPNVPYPQKASFYAELPSQVPQPGTYECDVIADVRDGRLTFDVDPRQARRVNSVSSQAPVSKAG, from the coding sequence ATGTATGAAGCATATGTTCATCTTCCAAATGTTCCGTATCCTCAGAAAGCTTCCTTTTATGCCGAGCTGCCAAGCCAAGTCCCGCAGCCTGGAACCTATGAGTGCGATGTTATCGCAGATGTTCGCGATGGCCGTTTAACTTTTGATGTTGATCCGCGCCAAGCACGACGAGTCAATTCTGTTTCCTCACAAGCGCCTGTATCTAAAGCCGGATAA